The Calypte anna isolate BGI_N300 chromosome 1, bCalAnn1_v1.p, whole genome shotgun sequence region tatctgcatGGCAGGAAATACATCATAGGCAAGTGGGGCAGAAGTAACTTCCCCTGAATGGTTGTGTCTTGTGTGCATAACATGAGGGTGAGTGCACAGActtaaattagagaagaatgTGTTTTTTCTAATGCAACATAAAAAGTACAAAGTCAGTTCCAACATCTGAATGTTTAccatgttggggttttttcacaccctagtttttatttcattccttcTAAGTGATTTTTAGCAGTCTTCTGCTCCAATCCCGTGAAATCTTGAGTGAAAGCAAATTCAGCCCAGATTGCTCCTGGACTGAAGCAAGTACAGAAGCTTTTGGCTTCTTATGATTTAGCCTCAGAGTTAAAGGCTTTTAAAGCCTCTTTCCCAGACCTGTCTATTACATAAATAATTCATTCTCACCTCAGAAATAGAAGATTTTTAGAGTTAGAAAGCTGATGGCTACATAGTCTTAacctttttaagaaaaagataaCAGAGGTGGggtctgtgtgtgcatgtccATGCATTCTGCTGTATCTCTTCTTAGCAAGTGCCATGGGAAAGTCAGTAAAAAGCATATTAAATTTAGCCCCATCTCTACCATGTGTTATTATTAATGTGCAACTTGAGCCTGGGTTTGTATTGTGGAAGATAGCTGAACTGGTGCTTTTATCCATAGCCCTAGctggtttttctgtttgcataaAGGAAATACCcaaggggaaaggaggaatttgcttggtttttaaGTGTAACTGATCTTGGAGCTGAAACATGAGTCTGGTTTTCTCCATTGGTGGCCATCCAGATTGGAGTCTTTGCCTTCACTGTTTATCACGATGGTCACGGTGGTGGGCAAGCAAGGTTAATATGCAGATTGTGCTGAATGTGACAGGTGACAAACCAGGGAATATATCAAAAGCATCATACCATCATACCCATGAATCACAGTGAACTTCCACATACCCAGGGGATCCTCTGGTGAAGTTCATTGTGCCCTGTGGCACAGAACGGAGATGTCCCACGCATCTCTAAAATCTGTGGTCATTTGTGTCCCCCCCTGCCTGTGACCTGTGCAGCCCTGGTTGCCTGGTTTGCTCACGGCCTCTTCAAAGGTGACAAAGGGAGCTCCAAAGCTCCCAAAAGACTTGTCACTTTCTAGGCCTCTCCATCTAAACAACACTTGCCACCTTCTAGGTCTGCTCTTCTAAACAAAGCCAGTCTTTTCAGTCCTGAGTAATGAGAAATCTTAGTTCCATGACTCATTTACTTCTGTCACCAAACTTTATTTCTGCTATGTCTTTTCTGTGGTGGCAAGACATCAGCTGGACATACTCCAGGATGTACTACAAAAAAGCATAATAGTCTGTGGCATTATCATTTGCTATTTCTCCTGTCCCAGTCTTTGTTACTTACAGCTTTGAGTTTGGTTTATCTCAGCTGACCTACTAGACCTTCAGAGTAGTTGCCAGGTCTTTCTTTCTCCAAGAGCCCAGCAATGCCTGTGAGCAGTTCAGGTTGTGTCTTTCAATATGTATTACCTTACACATGTCAACATCTATTTTATCTATCGCATTGCTCTTGGCTTTCGAGTAATTTGGAATTAATCAAAACGTACTTTAAAATTTACTGGGCTAAAAAAACTATTGCATCTGCAAATTTCAACTCTACTTTTAGCATATTAAAATAATCAATCACCTGTTTCAGCACAGCTCTTTACAACAAGCTTTGTCTGACTGCAGGTTTATCATTTATTTCTATACTTTTTCTTCTGGCGCTTTCCCAGTCTCGTACATCATGAATGTGCCTGTCCACATGGTGTCTGATATATATCTTAATGGTGTCTGATACATATCGTGTTTTCACAGCACACTGAGACATAATCATTCAGCATGGTGAGGAATTGCTACTGCCAGCTCCATCCCAATTTCTATGCACACAGTCAGCTGTCCTTTGTTATTGATTCACCACATTTGCCTTCTCCTGGCATGCACCATGCACTCAGCTTTGTTTTCATCATCAAAAGCTCAGAAGTAAAACCCCACTGAGCTGAATATTTTTACACCTTCTTGCAAACCAGTTTGCTATGAGTCCATCAGATCCTCATCCCACCAGGCACTTGGTGTCTCCTTGCTTGCAGCAAAGAAACTTTGCTTGTCCTCTTGTCTGCTCTCACAAAGCCCAAGCCTCCTTCAACCTCTCCTCCCTATTATCATAGATTCATTAAGGTcggaaaagacctctaagactATAAAGTGCAACCATCAACCCAATAACACCATGCCAATTGAATCATGTCCTGAATTATACATCCATACATTTTTTCCctacctccagggatggtgactctaccacttccctggacagcctgttccaatgcctgaccactctttcgTAAAGAATTTCCAACTgagcctcccctggtgcaacttgagtccatttcctctcatcctaaCACTGATTACCTGTGAGAAAAGATTGATGCCCACCTACCTACAGCCCCCTTACAGGCAtttgtagagagcaagaaggtctCCCCTTAGCCTCCTGTTTTCAGACTAAATAACCTCAATGCCCTCAGTCCCTTCTCATAAGATTTGTGCTCCAGATCCTTCACTGCCTTTGCTGTTCTTCTTAATGTCCTTACTGCAATGAATGGCCCAAACCTGAACACAGGATCTGAGGTGCAGCATCCCCAGTGCTCAGTAAAAGGgaacaatcacttccctagtcctgctgacaacactatttctgatgcaggccaggatgctgtgggCAGCCTTGGCCAtttgggcacactgctggctgatgttcagccagctgtcaaCCAGCCCTTCCAGgaccttttcctctgggcagctttccagccacttccCCAAACCTGTAGCAGTGCCTGGGGTTgctgtgaccaaagtgcagcACCAgtacttggccttattgaacctcAGACAATTGGCCTCAGTCCATgaatccagcctgtccaggtccctctgtagagcttTCCTatcctcaggcagatcaacactgcCCAGCTtagtatcatctgcaaactcACTGAGGGTGCACTTAATCCATGCATCCAGATCATTGATGAAGATAATAAATAAGACTGGTttcaaaactgagccctggggaacagtGCTTGTGaccagccaccaactggatttaattcAGTTCACCCCAACTCTCTGGGCTCGGTTGATATTCCCCAGTATCCCTGTGCCTGTGAAACAACCCTCAGCCTAAgcaaatagaaattaaaaaaaaaaaaaagttaaaaaaatgaatgcccACAGTCCGTGTCCTCCCAGCTACAGGAATCTCCTACAGAGTTCCCAGCATAATCCAACCTTGCCCATCCAGAGCTGGAGCAAATGCCTGCCAGATCCAGACCTTGCTGCCTGTACTGCTCTGCCAGACAATGGTGCTGGATGCACCCAGGAGggtcaggaggagcagaggttATGAAGGAGGCCAGACTGCTCTCCAGGTGAGGTACAGGAACCAGCATGAAAAGCAATTAGTGAGATTAGATGTTAATccaaaaagcaattaaatggTATATGCACATAAAGTAAGCCATGGAACAGGTGAATATAGTAAAGCTAATGAAAGTCTCAGgtctttttaaaatgccttgGGATTTCTTCAGAGATTGTAACGTTTATGCTGTTTATGTATAgaattaactttaaaataaacccttagaagagagagatgaagaaggaagtaaaataaaaatcaaaggaTGTGGTGAAAGTCAAAGGTTATAAAAACTGCAGAAGTAGTGAACTTCTTACATTCAAGGCTAAAAATAACCACAGAGTACAAGATCAGACTGGTTCAACTAACCAAAAGGTCAACAAAATCAGGCTCTGGGCAGGACCTGTTCTGTGCAGAAATGTCTACCTGCCATATATGTATTCATCCTTAAATTAGAGTTTGAAATAACAGCTGTGCTACAAGACAAAGCAACCTTTTAGTGTTGATCTTGTGCACGTTTAAGTTTTGACCTATTGGTGCTTCTTTATCATGTAAAATCTAAAGCTTGCCCAACAGCTGGTCGTTTCTTCTTAGACCTTGTGCATTTCCTTTATTAAGATTATATTgttatgatgaaaaaaaaaacaacctgcatttttctttaaagtaataCTTGTGATGTTTAgctttggagggtttttttttttatttttgtggtctGTATTCCATAGTTAACATTTTCCACAAAGCTCTTTAAGCTCTTTTAGAACTGATTTGGAGGTCACTgcatgtagagagacattgtcaaccaggtgccttgagttgccaaagagtgggtgtgagtccacctgtgcctgattaggacaggcccctattgggcatgagcaaggccagggggccaataaaggtggaacacacacccacagaaggcacctcagctcactctggtgtgaggcatggagaggccagcagctcgtcgagcctctgaagcaagaaaggctcctcccgctacacttctaccctggaagcgctgtgtggtggctggagtcctggaagaggccagcagctcgtcgagcctctggagcaagaaaggctcctcccgctacacttctaccctggaagcgctgtgtggtggctggagtcctggaagagaccagcagctcgtcgagcttcaggagcaagaatggctcctcccgctacaactGCAGCAGATTCTTCAAACTCCACAGGTCTCTATTTGgatggagggaaaggaaggaaaatagaCCTTGAGCTTACAAAAAGCAGACATTCCTAGTGGTCATACTTGTATTAAGCACTGAATATGACCCCAAGGAATGCAACACAGAGGCAGAACTCTGAGACCGAGATATTAAATCCAAAATCAggtcatttcttttttctatttgctttgACCTCTTCTTCTTTCTAATTTAATGGTGATGGTCATAGAGCACAGAATACAGTTACACCAGCGAAGAGCAATGTATTAGCAGGCATCATACACTAAAACCAGCTGCTTTCTCCCAGTACCTGTGATGCTTTGGGAACACAAGCTCTCTGAATAAACTTCAGTCAGGAGGTATATCCTCACACCAAGCAGTTTGTGAACATCCCTCCCTTCTGCTACAAGTAAACATCCAGCATCTCACACTGAGGGCAAGAATGAAAACTGGCCACAACGCCCTCCCACATGGGGCTTTGCTGAAAgttgttacaatttttttccatgcctttCATATTACAGACAGCTAATGCAGCCAAAACTGaccaatttgaaaaaaaaaaaaaccaaaaaaaccaaacaacaaaaaaattgtttgaggGTTTCTCCCCAGCTCCTACTCCAGCTTCTGCCTGACCTGGGACAGGGGTGCAGCCTGTGCAGGGCATTGATTTTGTCACCTGGGACCCTACTGAAAGGATATCAAGGCTAAGAGCATCCTTCTTCATGCATGGAGTCACATCACTTCAGCAGAAGGACATCCAcattaatacaaattaaatattcaCCCCATCACTGGCAGGCCATTTGGAGGATGTGAGTGCAAGAACATCATTCCACTTTTATGTCCCTATTTTCCTGTGGGAGTAGTTCCAGGATGCACAGCAGATAACGTGGCCCTGAGCAGTGATGAAATACTCCTTCTACTCAGTATatctctcttctgctgccttcttgCCCCAGGACAGGTCCCACAGCACTGCACCCTCCTAGGGAAGAACCTGCTTTATGAGTACCTCAGCCCATGGCACAGTGACCTGAACAACCTTCAGCCAGTGTAAATTGATGGGATCTCAGTTCTCTGACGTCATTGGAGCTGTCTCAGTCAAAAACTAGTGTTGATTTGTGAAGTGACTCTGATTCAGGAACTtgtaaaacagcagcagttttagCAGCTGAAGCACAGTTCTACAGCAGAAGTCTaatccaagaaaataaaaaaagtcaaactACTCATGCAAAAGGCAGatttgtaatttgttttctaatgaagagattcaaaacaaacaatcaaataaaaaagTAGTTTTGAGTTGGTATCACCCATGtattatagaatcatggaatggattgggttggaagggaccttagagatcatctaatgacacttcccactagaccaggttgctcaaagccccattcagcctggccttgatGTAATCATTGAACTTTGTTAAGCCCTCAGAATCAAGGATCATTAAAGAGTGAACTTGATATTTCAAATCTAATCCAAGCTTTCATAGCACTGGAAGTCCTGTCAGGGTTTCTGAGCAGCCATATCTCACTGCCTTTCACAGaaggctgctgctctctctcaGGTAAGTATGTGGAAAAGACAATGCCcaagctgagcagagggaattATGAGGAAGGAACCACATGGAAAGGACAGGAGCAAAGCAAGAGCAATGCACAGACTCACAGGCTGTTCGTGGTCGACTCAGAGAACTCACATGCCAGATgttcagcactgctggaaaTGCACACTGCTGATCTCTCTACTCAGATGGGAGAGCAGGACTGCAGGACAGGAAAGCAGAACGTCTGTCCCAGTTActgcagggaagctgggaaCCCACGATAAGCAGCAGGATGCCAGCCACCCACTTtctgcacagccacagctgtattacagcagcacagggaaaactTTCTGGGACAAGGAGTTAGGATATTTTACTATAAGAGATACTCAAATCGTTGATGCCAAAGGTAGCTGGCCCTGGTGGCACACAGTTAAGTATGATATACAGTCCCTTGTCCATCACCTGACAGCAGAATCTCTGCTAAAACCCACATTTTAAGATGCTCCACATTCAGCTCTGCCATACTCGCAGATAAAACAGAAGCATCTTTGAAGCACTGATTAACTTGAAAGCCATGATCAACAACTGCACAGCAGGACAATCCTCAGCTTTAATGtatttcagtgcagaaaatgCAAAGGTTATAAAACCAATTCAGTCACGAGGCACCCGTGCTTAAAGGAAGTGAAATACAATCATTTGTGCCTACAGTCTATACCAAGCCCATTGATAAACTTTCCCTGACAGGATGAAAAACTGCTCCTGTAAAGGCATTCTGAACATAAAATGCCTTGCCAGCACTGGCTAGGTTTGAAAAGCAGCCTTTTATAATATATAGATGAGTTTAGCACTTAAGAAGATTAATGGATTCATAAACAGCCTGAAAATCCAAACTCATTGAATTTGGTTCACAGAACAGGTCAAATAGGCATTTATCAAACCATCTGGCATCTTTCTTCCCTGGGGATAAAAACTGTTGTCGAGCTACTAATAGCTGAGGAGCCATTGCAACAGGGAGGGCTTGGTTTCCCCAGTACTCAGCTCAAAATCTCTGGTGGTAATTAGAAAGCAGTAGATCTTTGGGGACAGAGTGATGCAGATTGGAGAACAACTTCCCCAAGGCTTTTCTCTTGAAGCTGCCAGAGATGTTGCCAAAATGTACAGTCAAAAAAGCAGCTTCCCTGGCTTGAGCAGCAGTTGGCCCAGTACTTCAGGAAGACTTGGCCATTTTGCAGAGGAGCTGATGAAGGCTTTCTCCAGAGCTGTGGTACTGTCTGTGGGGTTGCTCATAATCGTGATGAGGTATCAGTGATGCTTGAGGCCAAGGGCATAACCCCACTCACAGCTGGCCCAGCCTGGCTGGTGTGAACAGCCCTGACCCAAGGCACCTTTCCTGAAGCATCAAGccctcttttaaaattttaatttatttccccAGTTCTCCCAATCATAGAGGTAAGAgggcacaggagctgctgagagAAGGTCTTCAAGCATGAATTTGGACAGTACTCACCACTTTTCAGCTGTTCTCTGCCCAAAGTCCAACTCTGGGACAACTGGCCTGACCTTAGTGTACATTTTTGGGTACTCACTGGTGTGTGGCAGGGGCAGAGACAAGGACAGCAATTCTCAGTTGGCTTTAGCTAACGTTGTCCATGCTGAACCACCACCTTAGCACAGCATGAACCAGGGCAGCCTCCCATCTGCTgccacagctccagcacccaGGGGCAGGGGCGGAGTTCACGTTTGTGTTGAGTTACTCatgaaaaggcagaggaaggctggggggggggggaaaggtctaggaaaatatttgaaaagttcttaaaattaattccCACTTGAATTCCTATTTTGTGACATAATAATAAAGGAATGCATAGGCTGTATCATTTTATATGAACATGTGCGTCATGGTATGGTAAGCCATGTATAATGATGTGATATAGTTAAAATATCACAGAAGTTTATTTCTATATAGTCACATATTTTGAAAAGGATTGCTACTTAACATGAATGTTAAGCACAATCATGTTCTAAGTTAAAGTGTCTATTCTTTATGCTACAATAAACAGCTGTTTGTTCTTGACCATAAAAAGGATATTCAATTTGAGTGGCCTCAATAAAACCACTGGAGTAACTCAAGGATGTCAAAACAAATATGGGTTTTGagcagttaatttattttttcaccaaaatatcaaattattttattatgtgcTTTGATACATAAAACACGGTAATTTTTTCTGGTCATTGTAGCAGTTTTCATTGACGATATCAAAGTTAAAACACGTAAGGTgctatataaaagaaaatagtttgtTAGTAGAGCATAATATAACACACTATGTGGTATATATTAGTggtgaaaatacaaaatatttagtAGGGCCTGGTTGCATTTGTTATTACCATACACTGTCCTGCCATGAAATAatgtacaaataaaaattatatattccTTGAAACAATatattaattgaaaaataaaaccacattaaaaatgacattaaaaagtAAGCTGTTAAGTATCTTTGCCCCAGAGACTGTTTTGACAATGGGTCTGTCTCATTGTCATGCACCTGTCCAGGGGGGAGAAAGGTTTAATATGCTGGCTGTAGTCATGGCCAAAACACCATGCCCAACCCAGACCCCTCCCTGAGGCAGGCACCTTCCCCAGATGATGGTCATTCCTGATGATCATTCATGAAGACATCCCCGAACACTGCCCAAGAAAGAGCCTCTTCCCTACACACGCTGGTTGAAATCTCCAGCCTTCAGCATCACCTGCCATGAGTCTCTATCAGAATATGAAGAGAGTTTTGCTGCCTCATCTTGCTCTAATAAAGTCAATAGTTGGGTCAGCTGGAGTTGGACCAACAGAAtaagcagcacagcaacaccATCCCCACAGACTCCTTTACTCCCAAGAAGGGACACTGGACATCCCTAAACAAAACTCAATCTCAGTGCTATTCATTTCTCACCTTCAAACACAGCTCTGCGAGTGTCCGGGAGGCTCTGAGATCCCATGGGGCAGGTTTCTCACTCAGCATGGGACTCAGCCTTGAACCAGATCCAACCAGCTCTGAGAGGAATGTGCAGCCAGATCCAAACCAACCCGCTCAGGATTTTGTGGAGCCAAGTGCGTATTCAAGGCCCACAATATGAACTTTTCCCTAATGACTAGGAAGGTACAGGGACTAAACACTCAAGCAGGACCCATGCTCCAGGCAGCCCTTAGACTAATTAATCAGCAAAACAGCCACTGTAAGGAGTGCTGGGAGGCAAAAAGAGGAGGCTGTTTCAACACtgtttccccccaccccagaaGAGACCCCATCAGTCAGGCTTTCCAGCTGTGTGGTGTTACTGAAAGCTTCAGTTGTGTTTGCCACCTCTTCGGGAAGGCCCATCTGGAGCAAGAGTTTAGAGATAAGGCTGTTGAACTTGCTCTCTGTGGTAGACCAAGGCTCTTCACTTGGGGTCGGGCCTTCGGAGGTGACATTTAGCTCCACCGGGTCAAGACAGTAACCTTCTGGTGATCTCTCGTAGAGAACGTCCATCAGGTCAATCCCAGCTACTGAGGAGGGGGAGGCACAGGGAATATCCCTGACGAGCCTGTAGTTTTCCATCCACTCTTTCAGCCACTCAATGCGGCAGTCGCAGTCCCAAGGGTTGCGGAAGAGGTACAGCCGCCCCAGAAAGTACACCGGCTGGAAGACGGAGAAGGGCAGGGTCGTCAGGTTGTTGCTGTTCAAGTGCAGGGCGACCAGGCTGGTGAGGTTTTCAAAAGCCCCTTCCTCAATGTAGTTGATCCGGTTGCGATCCAGGTAGAGGACCTCCAGCTCCCCCAAGTCCCTGAACCAGGTGTTGGAAACGTTCCTGAGGAAATTCCCCCCAAGGTTGAGCATCTTCAGGCACCTCAGGCCATCAAAGGAGTTCTCTGGAAGCTCGCTGAGCCAGTTGTCATTAAGATACAGGTACTCCATCTTCTGGCAGCCCTTAAAAGCTCGTTCGTGAATGACATTTATCCTGTTGTCCTGCAGGTTAAGGTATTTCAGTTTGGTCAGGCCCTGCAGGGAGTTATAGGCTACCGCTTCAATCCTGTTTCTCTCCAGGTAAACGTGGGTCAGGTTCTCCATGCCCCTGATGGCACCCGGGATCCTCCGGAAGTTGTTCTGGAAGCAGAACAGCTCCTGCAGTGCATGCAGCTCAATGAAGATCCTGTCTGGGATGTTGAAAAGGTTGCAGTCTGCCAGGTCCAGCCTGACCAGCCGTCTGAGGGCAGTGAAAGTCCGAGTATGCAGATAGCGAATGTACTCATTGTGGGCCATCTTCAGCTCAGTCAAGCTGGGCAGCCCCTTGAAAGCCCCTGGGGTGATGAAGGAGATGTTGTTGTGGTTGAGTGACAGGGACTTGAGGGAAGGCAAGGTCCCGAAGGCTCTCTCCGAGAGAAACTTGATGCTGTTTTTGTCCAGGTTGATAGAGGTGGCTTCGCAAGGGAACTGAGCAGGGATCTGCCCCAGGCCGGCGCGATCACAGAGGACGGAGCAGCTCCGCTCCTGGGTGCACACACAGCTGGTGGGGCAGGACCTGACACAGGCCCACACCGCCTGGACCTGGGGGACCCAAAGGATCACTGCCAGAGAGGAAGGAATGCACCATCCCCGTGGAAGCATGGGAGGAGAAAGCCAAGATGCATTATTAGCAAATATATTGGTCGTGACAGGAAATTGTGCTGTCTCTGTCTCCCTTCTAGCCAGGCTGATTCCCACCCATTGCTTGTAGGGCAGTGTTGACAGAGGAGCT contains the following coding sequences:
- the NYX gene encoding nyctalopin, which codes for MRAPLSTLPYKQWVGISLARRETETAQFPVTTNIFANNASWLSPPMLPRGWCIPSSLAVILWVPQVQAVWACVRSCPTSCVCTQERSCSVLCDRAGLGQIPAQFPCEATSINLDKNSIKFLSERAFGTLPSLKSLSLNHNNISFITPGAFKGLPSLTELKMAHNEYIRYLHTRTFTALRRLVRLDLADCNLFNIPDRIFIELHALQELFCFQNNFRRIPGAIRGMENLTHVYLERNRIEAVAYNSLQGLTKLKYLNLQDNRINVIHERAFKGCQKMEYLYLNDNWLSELPENSFDGLRCLKMLNLGGNFLRNVSNTWFRDLGELEVLYLDRNRINYIEEGAFENLTSLVALHLNSNNLTTLPFSVFQPVYFLGRLYLFRNPWDCDCRIEWLKEWMENYRLVRDIPCASPSSVAGIDLMDVLYERSPEGYCLDPVELNVTSEGPTPSEEPWSTTESKFNSLISKLLLQMGLPEEVANTTEAFSNTTQLESLTDGVSSGVGGNSVETASSFCLPALLTVAVLLIN